The following proteins are co-located in the Phyllostomus discolor isolate MPI-MPIP mPhyDis1 chromosome 1, mPhyDis1.pri.v3, whole genome shotgun sequence genome:
- the AKAP5 gene encoding A-kinase anchor protein 5 yields METRASEIQVESKEEKRSEVSPQEEKQEGKSSTLCFKRRKKSARARKPKASSAAGDVATKCPAEAGAPDQPQPPGGTWASIKRLVTRRKRSDSSKQQKPREAKVQPEINTEDAALPKKKAKSRLKIPCIKFSKGEKRSNHSKIIEDADCSIKVQEEAERLDTKAPTQSDDQATKTPLTQDVCGDASQKGGDEVCESEVSNSRTSPGEEVISVELGLDTGHLAIQTGTLIPEKDTETTEEKESIPSQQTSPPETSETEHQLPVVSEAPPSPAIPEQQTVEEDRNGTLESGPNWKDHESGEIVAEEMEPKDTELSQESDVKEMEISAEKPKTEESKRMEPIAIIITDTEISEFDVKKSKNVPKQFLISIENEEVGDFAECGFEGRTSEQYETLLIETASSLVKNAIQLSIEQLVNEMASDDNKINNLLQ; encoded by the coding sequence ATGGAGACCCGAGCTTCTGAGATTCAAGTAGAAAGCAAGGAAGAGAAGCGATCAGAAGTTAGTCCtcaggaggagaagcaggagggaaAATCATCAACACTTTgcttcaaaagaagaaagaaatcagccAGAGCGAGGAAGCCCAAAGCTAGCTCTGCAGCTGGTGATGTGGCAACAAAATGTCCTGCAGAAGCAGGAGCTCCTGATCAACCACAGCCCCCAGGGGGGACCTGGGCCTCAATCAAACGCCTTGTAACACGCAGGAAAAGGTCTGATTCTTCAAAGCAGCAGAAGCCCCGTGAGGCCAAAGTACAACCTGAAATCAATACTGAGGATGCTGCTCTTcctaaaaaaaaggcaaaatccAGACTTAAGATTCCCTGCATAAAATtctcaaaaggggaaaaaagaagtaatcATTCCAAAATTATAGAAGATGCAGACTGCAGCATCAAAGTTCAGGAAGAGGCTGAAAGATTGGATACAAAAGCTCCAACCCAATCAGATGACCAGGCAACAAAGACCCCGTTGACACAGGACGTATGTGGAGATGCCTCACAGAAAGGAGGTGATGAGGTCTGTGAATCCGAAGTGAGCAACAGCAGAACTTCTCCTGGAGAGGAGGTGATTTCGGTAGAACTTGGGTTAGATACAGGGCACTTGGCTATTCAAACAGGAACTCTGATCCCTGAAAAAGATACTGAAACgactgaggaaaaagaaagtatcCCGTCCCAGCAAACAAGCCCACCTGAAACTTCAGAAACAGAACATCAGCTACCGGTGGTTTCTGAGGCTCCCCCCTCACCTGCAATCCCAGAGCAACAAACTGTGGAAGAAGACAGAAACGGTACCCTAGAAAGTGGACCAAACTGGAAAGACCATGAAAGTGGAGAGATTGTAGCTGAAGAGATGGAGCCAAAAGATACTGAACTGAGCCAGGAATCAGATgttaaagaaatggagatcagtgcagagaaacccaaaacagaagaaagtaaaagaatggagccaattgctattattattacagaCACTGAAATTAGTGAATTTGATGttaagaaatctaaaaatgtcCCTAAGcaattcttaatttcaattgAAAATGAGGAAGTAGGGGATTTTGCTGAGTGTGGTTTTGAGGGTAGAACTTCAGAACAATATGAAACACTCTTAATAGAAACCGCTTCTTCTCTTGTCAAGAACGCCATCCAGTTGTCTATAGAACAGCTGGTTAATGAAATGGCCTCCGATGACAATAAGATAAACAATCTTCTACAGTGA